One part of the Marispirochaeta sp. genome encodes these proteins:
- a CDS encoding TRAP transporter small permease, whose protein sequence is MSAQSGSVMRTLGQINHVILFIEKTILILLMLGMLVFGFLQVFSRFILKAPIGWSEELLTYSFTWASFIGASMAIYTNSHFSVDIVIKHFPERFLKSIRFFVSLLICIFAAFLLFMGTRLSIANHIQRMNILPISMFWAYLAMPVSGAFILIHGIEKTVEILLDIEPGTMEEYE, encoded by the coding sequence ATGTCAGCACAGTCCGGTTCGGTTATGCGTACCTTGGGACAGATTAATCATGTAATACTTTTTATTGAAAAAACAATACTTATTCTTCTGATGCTTGGGATGCTTGTTTTTGGCTTTCTGCAAGTTTTCTCCCGCTTTATCCTGAAAGCCCCCATTGGCTGGTCGGAAGAACTTCTTACCTACTCTTTTACCTGGGCAAGCTTTATAGGAGCCAGTATGGCAATCTATACCAATTCCCATTTTTCCGTAGACATTGTAATAAAGCATTTTCCGGAAAGGTTTTTAAAATCCATTCGTTTCTTTGTATCCCTGCTTATATGTATTTTCGCAGCCTTTCTTCTTTTTATGGGAACCCGCTTGTCTATTGCCAACCACATTCAACGCATGAACATTCTTCCGATATCCATGTTCTGGGCTTATTTAGCCATGCCTGTAAGCGGCGCTTTTATTCTGATCCATGGTATAGAAAAAACCGTGGAGATACTTCTGGACATTGAACCCGGAACCATGGAGGAGTACGAATGA